One region of Eupeodes corollae chromosome 1, idEupCoro1.1, whole genome shotgun sequence genomic DNA includes:
- the LOC129939788 gene encoding homeobox protein bagpipe has translation MDTLSCSKNLSTPFSINDILTRNNTTITPHISRRKSLESSPMLGGHHEMSIYKLNARHTPESTSNPSPTCDGDNLHAADYFQYYNNNNRGEGYLSRSAAAHMKLFHSPPSSSEGGSGRMHAIDMRRCTSNDSDCDSPPPLYQTGQSHLHDDTMSGNSRKKRSRAAFSHAQVFELERRFAQQRYLSGPERSEMAKNLRLTETQVKIWFQNRRYKTKRKQIQQHEAALLSATKRVPVQVLVRDDSPYAHMFPQGPYPGGIDPALLSIYRHQIQMAYGVGVPLPQVPFPYFYQTKIPTAIPPPSGASSTNHHSSSQNFLSHLKGMPVNFSKSDDGLRYTDSSPAHSRESSSPMQSSSCDDHTPRRLDVVGESSPPNFLARLSVGATMMTTAPNAAESSGDSETMEEEECENLEID, from the exons ATGGATACGCTGAGCTGTAGTAAAAATCTTTCGACACCTTTTTCGATAAACGACATTCTCACCCGCAACAATACCACAATTACGCCACACATTTCGCGACGGAAATCACTCGAATCTAGTCCAATGCTAGGAGGACACCACGAAATGAGTATTTATAAGCTAAACGCCAGGCATACGCCGGAATCAACCTCCAACCCAAGCCCGACCTGCGACGGGGATAATTTACACGCTGCGGATTACTTTCAAtattacaataacaataaccGCGGAGAAGGATACCTGAGTCGGTCGGCAGCGGCTCACATGAAGCTCTTCCAttcaccaccatcatcatcggaAGGCGGAAGTGGCAGAATGCACGCCATCGACATGCGACGGTGCACAAGTAATGATTCAG ATTGTGACTCTCCTCCGCCATTATACCAAACGGGACAATCGCACCTGCATGACGACACCATGAGTGGGAATAGCCGGAAGAAGAGGTCGCGTGCCGCCTTTAGTCACGCACAGGTGTTCGAGTTGGAGCGTAGATTCGCCCAGCAGAGGTATCTCTCTGGCCCGGAACGTTCAGAGATGGCCAAGAATCTGCGACTGACGGAGACTCAGGTGAAGATTTGGTTCCAGAACCGTCGGTATAAGACCAAGAGGAAACAGATTCAACAACACGAAGCAGCCCTTCTGAGTGCCACCAAAAGAGTTCCAGTTCAGGTTCTGGTTCGCGATGACAGTCCGTACGCTCACATGTTCCCTCAGGGCCCATATCCCGGCGGAATAGATCCAGCTCTTCTCAGCATCTATCGTCATCAG atCCAAATGGCATACGGTGTCGGCGTGCCCCTGCCTCAAGTTCCATTCCCGTACTTCTACCAAACTAAAATTCCCACTGCCATTCCGCCACCAAGTGGAGCAAGTTCCACCAATCACCATTCGTCATCGCAAAACTTCCTGTCACACCTCAAAGGTATGCCAGTTAACTTTTCGAAGAGCGATGACGGCCTCCGTTACACGGATTCATCGCCGGCTCATAGTCGGGAGTCTTCCAGCCCCATGCAGTCTTCCTCATGTGACGATCACACACCACGGAGATTAGATGTTGTAGGTGAATCCTCTCCTCCAAACTTCCTAGCACGGTTATCAGTAGGTGCGACGATGATGACAACGGCACCGAATGCCGCCGAAAGTAGCGGAGACAGTGAAACAATGGAAGAAGAAGAATGTGAAAATTTGGAAATTGATTAG